A genomic region of Alnus glutinosa chromosome 11, dhAlnGlut1.1, whole genome shotgun sequence contains the following coding sequences:
- the LOC133882152 gene encoding mitochondrial phosphate carrier protein 1, mitochondrial: MRGGAERRLCEEFSPGYYGLCTVGGMLSAGTTHLAITPLDVLKVNMQVNPIKYNRISSGFSTLWREQGPSSLWRGWSGKFFGYGIQGGCKFGLYEYFKKLYSDVLVDRNKSFIFFLSSASAQVFADVALCPFEAVKVRVQTQPSFAKGLVDGFPKVYKTEGLAGFYKGLLPLWGRNLPFSMIMFPTFEHSVDLLYQKIIQRRKEDCSRAQQLGVTCLAGYTAGAVGTVISNPADNIVSCLYNKQAQNVMQAVKKIGIANLFTRSLPVRITLVGPAVTLQWFIYDTIKVLSGLPASGGLNRRMEEANASA, translated from the exons ATGAGAGGAGGGGCTGAAAGGAGGTTGTGTGAGGAATTTTCACCTGGGTATTATGGTCTTTGTACTGTTGGAGGAATGCTCAGTGCTGGGACTACCCATCTTGCTATCACGCCCCTCGATGTCTTGAAAGTTAATATGCAG GTGAATCCGATAAAGTATAATCGTATTTCTTCAGGGTTCTCAACCCTTTGGAGAGAACAAGGCCCTTCTTCGCTTTGGAGAGGTTGGTCTGGAAAATTTTTTGGATATGGCATTCAAGGCGGCTGCAAATTTGGTCTCTATGAATACTTTAAGAAGCTTTACTCTGATGTGTTGGTAGATCGTAACAAGAGTTTCATATTCTTTCTCAGCAGTGCATCTGCTCAAGTATTTGCTGATGTAGCTCTTTGTCCTTTCGAGGCTGTCAAAGTTCGTGTTCAAACACAGCCCAGTTTTGCAAAGGGCTTGGTTGATGGGTTTCCAAAAGTCTATAAAACTGAAGGACTTGCAGG CTTTTACAAGGGACTCTTACCACTATGGGGTCGAAATCTTCCAT TCTCTATGATAATGTTTCCAACATTTGAGCATTCGGTGGACCTATTATATCAGAAGATTATCCAACGTAGAAAGGAAGATTGCTCGAGAGCCCAACAACTTGGAGTTACATGTTTAGCGGGCTATACAGCTGGAGCTGTTGGTACTGTCATCTCGAACCCTGCTGACAACATTGTTTCCTGTCTTTACAACAAACAGGCTCAAAATGTGATGCAG GCAGTGAAGAAAATTGGAATTGCTAATCTGTTTACTAGAAGTCTTCCTGTTCGAATTACACTTGTAGGCCCTGCTGTTACTTTACAATGGTTTATCTATGACACCATTAAAGTGCTAAGTGGACT GCCTGCAAGCGGAGGGCTTAATAGGCGTATGGAAGAAGCTAATGCATCAGCTTAA
- the LOC133882394 gene encoding calcium-dependent protein kinase 26: MGNTCRGSFKGKYFQGYSQPHPEDLSSTISKRNTPSDHSISDHSTTSLNSQQPTSQELSKENPKSNNLPAISPTKKEATMRRGIDNQAYYVLGHKTANIRDLYMLGRKLGQGQFGTTYLCTEIPTGIDYACKSISKRKLISKEDVEDVRREIQIMHHLAGHKNIVTIKGAYEDPLYVHIVMELCSGGELFDRIIQRGHYSERRAAELTKIIVGVVEACHSLGVMHRDLKPENFLLVNKDDDFSLKAIDFGLSVFFKPGQIFTDVVGSPYYVAPEVLLKHYGPEADVWTAGVILYILLSGVPPFWAETQQGIFDAVLKGHIDFESDPWPIISDSAKDLIRKMLCSQPSERLTAHEVLCHPWICENGVAPDRALDPAVLSRLKQFSAMNKLKKMALRVIAESLSEEEIAGLREMFTAMDTDNSGAITFDELKAGLRRYGSTMKDTEIRDLMEAADVDNSGTIDYGEFIAATVHLNKLEREEHLVAAFRYFDKDGSGYITVDELQQACTEHNMTDVLLEDIIREVDQDNDGRIDYGEFVAMMQKGNAGIGRRTMRNSLNLSMRDGPGAH, from the exons ATGGGCAATACATGCCGTGGATCTTTCAAAGGGAAATATTTTCAGGGCTACAGCCAGCCCCATCCCGAAGACCTTTCAAGTACCATTTCCAAGCGCAACACCCCTTCTGACCACTCCATCTCCGACCACTCCACTACCAGCTTGAATTCCCAGCAGCCAACTTCCCAAGAGTTATCCAAAGAAAACCCTAAAAGTAACAACTTACCTGCCATTAGTCCCACCAAGAAAGAAGCCACGATGAGGCGAGGAATTGATAACCAAGCCTATTATGTATTGGGTCATAAGACCGCGAACATTCGTGATCTTTACATGTTGGGTCGTAAATTAGGGCAGGGACAATTTGGGACTACTTATTTATGCACCGAGATTCCCACGGGGATTGACTATGCCTGTAAATCAATCTCAAAGAGGAAGTTGATTTCCAAGGAGGATGTGGAGGATGTTAGGAGGGAGATTCAGATAATGCACCATTTGGCGGGTCACAAGAATATTGTGACCATCAAGGGTGCTTATGAGGATCCCTTGTATGTGCATATTGTGATGGAGCTTTGTAGCGGCGGTGAGTTGTTTGACCGGATCATCCAGAGGGGGCATTACAGTGAGAGAAGGGCTGCTGAATTGACAAAGATCATTGTAGGGGTTGTTGAGGCTTGCCACTCGCTTGGAGTTATGCATAGAGATCTAAAGCCTGAGAACTTCTTGTTGGTTAACAAGGATGATGATTTCTCTCTGAAAGCTATTGATTTTGGGCTCTCTGTTTTCTTCAAACCAG GCCAAATTTTCACTGATGTGGTTGGAAGCCCATATTATGTTGCTCCAGAGGTACTCCTCAAGCATTATGGACCAGAAGCAGATGTATGGACAGCAGGGGTCATACTGTATATATTGCTAAGTGGTGTGCCGCCATTTTGGGCAG AAACACAGCAGGGAATATTTGATGCGGTGTTGAAGGGACATATTGACTTTGAATCAGACCCATGGCCCATCATATCTGACAGTGCAAAAGACCTAATCCGGAAAATGCTATGTTCTCAACCTTCAGAACGCTTGACTGCTCATGAAgttttat GCCATCCTTGGATATGTGAAAATGGAGTTGCTCCTGATAGAGCACTAGATCCAGCTGTACTTTCTCGTCTCAAACAGTTCTCTGCAATGAATAAGTTGAAGAAGATGGCTTTACGA GTAATTGCTGAAAGCCTTTCTGAGGAGGAGATTGCTGGTTTGAGAGAAATGTTTACGGCAATGGATACTGATAATAGTGGTGCAATTACATTTGATGAACTGAAAGCTGGTTTGCGAAGATATGGCTCTACCATGAAAGATACAGAAATACGTGATCTTATGGAAGCG GCTGATGTGGACAACAGTGGGACTATCGACTATGGGGAATTTATAGCTGCAACAGTTCATCTTAACAAACTAGAACGTGAGGAGCATCTTGTTGCAGCATTTCGATACTTCGACAAGGATGGAAGCGGTTATATTACAGTTGATGAGCTCCAGCAAGCTTGTACCGAACATAATATGACTGATGTCCTTCTTGAAGATATAATCAGAGAAGTTGATCAAGATAAT GATGGAAGGATCGATTATGGTGAATTTGTTGCTATGATGCAAAAAGGCAATGCTGGAATTGGAAGACGAACTATGCGAAATAGTCTGAATTTGAGTATGAGAGATGGACCTGGTGCTCATTAG